Part of the Gordonia crocea genome is shown below.
GACCACGGCGCGCCCCGACCGACCCGTTCCGGTCGTGCGACGCGCCCGGACGTCGGACGTACCGCAGATCAAGCGGCTGATCGACGTCTACGCGGGAAAGATCCTGCTGGAGAAGAACCTGGTCACGCTCTACGAGGCGGTCCAGGAGTTCTGGGTGGCCGAACTGCCCGAGTCCGCCGACGACGCGGAGTCGACCGGCCCGACCGTCGTCGGGTGCGGTGCACTGCACGTGCTGTGGTCCGACCTCGGCGAGGTCCGCACCGTCGCGGTCGACCCGGCGTACTCCGGTCACGGCGTGGGCCACCTGATCGTCGCGCGGCTCATGGCCCAGGCGCGACTGCTCGAACTGCACCACGTCTTCGTGCTCACCTTCGAGACGGAGTTCTTCAGCCGCCACGGTTTCAGCGAGATCGAGGGCACCCCGGTGACCCGCGAGGTGTACGACGAGATGTGCCGGTCCTACGACACCGGTGTGGCGGAGTTCCTCGACCTCTCCTACGTCAAGCCCAACACCCTGGGCAACACCCGGATGCTCGCCGTCCTCGACGAGCGCCACGACTTGCCGCCGTCTTGACGGCCTGACGCACCCGCGTCGATCCGCCGCGGTGTAAGCCGGTCAGCGCGCCTCGCGCCGGTCTCGCCGGGCCGAGTGGAGCAGGCTCGCCACCGTCGTCACGACCAGCGTCGTACCGATCACCGCCAACGACAGCCCGGTGGAGATCTCCGGGACGCCCACCGGCTCGCCACCGTTGATGAAGCCCAGGCTGTTCTCGTGCAACGCGTGCAGGACGAGCTTCACCCCGATGAACGCGAGGATGAAGGACAGTCCGTAGGCGAGGAACACCAGGCGGTCGAGCAAGCCGCCGATGAGGAAGAACAGCTGCCGCAGGCCCATCAGGGCAAAGGCGTTCGCCGTGAAGACCAGGTAGGGCTCCTGGGTCAGACCGTAGATCGCCGGGATCGAATCGAAGGCGAACAGCAGGTCGGTGAATCCGATGACGATCAGCACCAGCAGAAGCGGGGTCGCCATCGCCCGACCGTCGACGCGGGTGAACATCCTGTCGCCGTCGTAGCCCTCCGAGGTGCGCAGATGACGTTTGGCGAACCGCTCGATCCGGCCCTCCTTGGCAGGTTCGTCACTGTCGCGCAGCATGTTGATCGCGGTGAGGATCAGGATCACGCCGAACAGGTAGAACACCCAGCTGTAGCGGGCGATCGCCGCGGCGCCCAGGCCGATGAACACACCGCGCATGACCAGGGCCATCACGATACCCAGGAGGAGGACCTTCTGCTGGTAGACGCGAGGGACGGCGAATTTCGCCATGATGACGACGAAGACGAACAGGTTGTCGACCGACAATGCCTTTTCGGTGACGTAGCCGGCGAAATACTCGCCGGCGAAGCCGCCTCCCCACCGCCACCACACGAAGATGCCGAAGACGATGGCGATGCCGATGTAGACCGCCGACCAGAAGCCGGATTCGCGCAGGGTCGGCTCGTGCGGGACCCGCACGTGGGCGAAGAAGTCGAAGACGAACAGGCCCAGGATCACCGCAAGGGTGAGGCCCCAGGTGAGCAACGTGATTTCCATGGACAAACCTCCAGCGCGCAACACAACGGAAGCGATGCTGGAGGTCTCTCCCATCCGCGCGGTGACCACACCGCGGCGGACCGGCGTCCCGGGTGGGGCGGTCGCGGCATGATCGGCACGCCGTGTCCGCGGCACCGTACTGACGAGAGCGCCGTCGGCGGGGATACTCCCCTCCTGATCGTGACGCCCAGTCTAACCGAGCGACAGCTCAGGCGTCGTCGCCGCCGCCGATCGAGGCGATCACCCCGGCCAGGTCTTCCGGCTTCACCAGGACCTCGCGGGCCTTGGAACCCTCCGACGGCCCGACGATGCCGCGGGTCTCCATCAGGTCCATCAGTCGTCCGGCCTTGGCGAAGCCGACCCGCAGCTTGCGCTGCAGCATCGACGTGGAGCCGAACTGGCTGCTCACCACCAGCTCGATTGCCTGCAGCAGGTCGTCGAGGTCGCCGCCGATGTCGGCGTCGATCTCCTTCTTGTCGCCCACCTTGGTCTCGGTGATGCCGTCGACGAAGTCCGGCTGCGCCTGTTCCTTGGTGAACTCGACGACGGCGCTGATCTCCTCGTCGGTGATGTACGCGCCCTGCAGGCGGACCGGCTTGCTCGCCCCCATGGGCAGGAAGAGGCCGTCACCCATACCGATGAGCTTCTCCGCGCCCGGCTGGTCCAGGATGACCCGAGAGTCGGTCAACGACGACGTCGCGAAGGCCAACCGGGACGGCACGTTGGTCTTGATCAACCCGGTGACCACGTCGACCGACGGCCGCTGGGTGGCGAGCACCAGGTGGATGCCGGCGGCGCGGGCCTTCTGCGTGATGCGGACGATCGCGTCCTCGACGTCGCGCGGCGCGGTCATCATCAGGTCGGCCAACTCGTCGACGATCGCGACGATGTAGGGGTACGGCTTGTAGACGCGTTCACTGCCCGGCGGGGTGGTGATCGCGCCGGATCGGACCTTGTCGTTGAAGTCGTTGATGTGGCGCACCCGGCTGGCCTTCATGTCCTGGTAGCGCTGCTCCATCTCCTCCACGAGCCAGGCCAGCGCGGCGGCCGCCTTCTTCGGGTTGATGATGATCTCGGTCAACAGGTGCGGAATGCCCTCGTACGGCGTGAGCTCGACCATCTTCGGGTCGATGAGGATGAGCCGGACGTCGTCGGGGGTGGACCGCGCCAGCAGCGAGACCAGCATCGAGTTGACGAAGCTCGACTTGCCCGAGCCGGTGGAACCGGCGACCAGCAGGTGCGGCATCTTGGCGAGGTCCGCGGTGACGAAATCGCCCTCGATGTCCTTGCCCAACCCGATCACCAGGGGGTTCTTGTCTTTCCGGGTGCTCGGCGCCTTGAGGACGTCGGCGAGTCGGACCATCTCCCGATCGGCATTGGGCACCTCGATGCCCACCGCCGACTTGCCCGGGATGGGGGCGAGCAGGCGGACGTTGTCGGTGGCCGCGGCATAGGCGATGTTGCGCTGCAGCGCGGTGATCTTCTCCACCTTCACACCCGGGCCGAGTTCCACCTCGTAGCGCGTGACCGTCGGGCCGCGGGTGTACCCGGTGACCCTGGCGTCGATCTTGAACTGGGTCAACACGCCGGTGATCCGCTCGATCATCTCGTCGTTGGCGCGGCTGCCGCGCTTCGGCGGGTCCCCGTCGATCAGCAGCTTCGCCGGGGGCAGGCGGTAGACGCGCTTGCGCGGGGCCGCCCGGGTGGGCGCCGCCGCCGGCGATGCCGCGACCGGGGCCGGCGGTGCCGGGATCGGCCCGATCGGCTCGGTCACCTCCTCGCCGAGGGGCGCGGTCGGCGCCGAGGCGAAGCCGGCGTCGTCGAGGGAACCGTAGGGCGAGGCTGCGGCCACCGCGCCGGCGGTGCCGTCGGGCGGGTAGTTGTCATACGGCGTGGGGGTGCGGCGTTGCGATGCCTGGGTGCGCGGGACCGCGTCATACCCGAGGTCGTCGTCAGCGGCGTCGAGATCGTCGTCCCACGGGGCCGGCTTGTCCCACGACGACGGGACCGCGACGGGCTGCTCGGAGTCGTACCCGTCATAGCCGTCATCGGCGTCGTAGTCGTCGTAGTCGTCGGCATCGTCGTAGTCGTCGTACTCGGCGACGTCATCGTCGTAGTCGTCGTCGTAGCCCTCGTCGGCGAAGTCGTCGGCGCCGACGACGCCGTAGTTGCCGACGTTGGCGCCGATGCCGAGGTAGCCGCGGGCCAGCCCGACGATGTCGCGGGCCGAATGGCGGCTGATCATCACCGCGCCCGACAGGCCCACCAGCACCAGAATCGGAACGGCGAGCCAGACGGTGACCCCGCTGGTCAGCGGTGTACCGGCGGCGAACCCGAAGAATCCGCCGGCCTTCCCGCGGCCGTCGACGTCGGTTGGCTGACCGGCGATCAGATGGACCAGGCCCAGCACCGCGAGGGTGAGCAGCAATACGCCGACGACGATCCGCGGACGGCGCACCCGATCCGCCGGATGGCGCATCAGCACCATGGCGCCGAGGAACAGCACCACCGGTACGACCAGGGCGCCGATGCCGATCGCCGCGCGCACCAGGGTGTCGAAGAACGGCCCGACCGGTTCGAGGGCGCCGAACCACACGAAGGCGATGAGTCCGGCCGCCACCACGAGCAGGATCAGCGCGATCGAATCGCGGCGCTGATCGGGTGCGATTTCGCGCTGCTCGCCGTACACGTCGAGGTCGTCGTCGTGGTTCTCGTAACTGCTGCCGATGCGCGCGACCGAGCCGACCCCGCGTGCCAACAGACCCCAGACCGAGGCGATCGAGGTGCCGACGCGCATGCTGGCGGTCGGGCGGTGCAGATCCGCCGACGCGTGCGACGCGCGGGCGTTCGGGCGGCGGTTGGCGCCACCGGATCCGCGGTTCGCGGCCTGCGACCCGCCGCGCTTCGCGGTTGCACCCTTTTTCGCCGGCTGGGCACCCTTGCGCGGCGCCGCGCCGGACCGGGCCGCAGTGGACCGCGGTTTCTGGGTCTTGCCGGATGCGCTGCGGGTACCGGACGAGCGCGCGCCAGATCGACTGGGTGCCTTCGAAGCCATGAGAGAAAGCTTAACGGCACCCGTCACTACAGTCACACAAGCCACACGGATAACGCCGCAGACGTGTCGGATTCGTGACTTCCCGCCTTCGTCCCGCACCGTTTCGCGTTTCCCGACGGTATTTCGTCGGGATATGCGAATTGATGCGGGAGGAGCCGCGAACCGGCCCACGAACCGGCCCGCGAACCCGCCGGGGAACCGCTTCTCCGCCGGGTGCGTCTAAGCAGGCATGGACCTTCCCGCCCCGGACCCCCACGGAATCATCTACCGCTCCGACGCCCTGGCACACGGCCTGACCGATCGCGACCTGCGCCAGGCGAGTTCGTCGGGTGAAGACCTCGTGCGGATCGCCCCCGGCTGTTTCGCCCCGACGATGCCCAATGCCTATCCCGACGAACAGCACCGTCGGGTCGCGCTCGCCGTCGCCGGTAAGCCGGAGTCGGTCGACGGCGTGTTGAGCCACCAGTCGGCGGCGGTCATCCACCGCCTGGCCCTCCTGCACGGCGACTTCCGGCGCGTGCACTTCACGTCGGGCACCAAATCCGGGGACATCCGCAACCTCCGCCACACCCACTCGGGGTGGCTGCCCTCCGACGAGGTCGCCATCGTCGACGGTGTCGCGGTGACGACTCTCGAACGCACCGCGGTCGACCTGGCCTGCGGGAGCCGCTTCCCGGCCGCGCTGACCGTCGTCGATTCGGCCCTGCGGGCCGGGGCGGACCGGGACCTGATGCGCGAGATCCTGGAACGCCAACGCCGCAGGGGCATCGGAGTGGCGCGGCGGGCGATCGCGGCCGGCAATGCCTTGGCCGAGAACCCGGGTGAGTCGTGGTGCCGCGCGCAGATGATCACCGCCGGACTCCCCGAACCGACTCTGCAACGCGGCTATCTGGTGGAGGGCAACCAGTACTTCGTCGACTTCGATTGGGACGGCAGGGTCGTCCACGAGTTCGACGGCGAGGTGAAGTACGGCAAGCTCCGGCGCGCCGGAGAAGACGCGTCCCGGGTCGTCATCCGGGAGAAGATCCGGGAAGACCGCCTGCGTGGGCTCGGACTGTCCGTCGACCGGTCAACCTGGTCCGACCTGCGGTCCAACGCGATGATTCCCCGGCTGGCGACGGTGCTGAGCGCGCGCGGCGTTGTCGCCTAGTGCCTTCCTCCCGCAGCAATACACATATCCCGACGAAATCGCGTCGGGATATGCGAATCGGTGCGGGAGGAACGGTTAGCTATTGACCTCGAGCACGGTCGGGACGATCATCGGGCGCCGGCGATACGTTTCGGCCACCCAGCGCCCGACTGCGCGTCGGATGGTCTGGGCCACCGCGTGGGCGTCGTTGATGCCCTCCGAGGCCAAAACCTCGAGCGAGCCGTTGACCACCTCGGCCGCTTCCTTGAGCGCATCGGGGTCGTCGGAGAAGCCGCGGCCGGAGACCTCGGGGACCGCCACCGGTTTGCCCGTCGTGGCATCCACGGCGACGGTGATCGCGATGAAGCCGCCCTCCCCCAGCACCAACCGCTCCGACAGCGTCGACTCGCCGACGTCGCCGACCGACAGGCCGTCGACGTAAACGTGTCCGACCGGCACCCGCCCGACGATGCTCGCCAGTCCGTCGACCATGTCCACCACGACACCGTCCTCGGCGAGGACGATCCGTTCGGGGGCGACACCGGTCGCCTCGGCCAGCGCCGCGTTGGCCCGCAGGTGGCGCCACTCGCCGTGGACCGGCATCGCATTGGTCGGCCGCACCGCGTTGTACAGGTACAGCAATTCGCCGGCCGAGGCGTGTCCGGAGACGTGCACCTTGGCGTTCTGCTGCGTGACCACCTTCGCCCCGCGCCGCACCAACCCGTTGACCACCGCGAACACCGAGTTCTCGTTACCCGGGATCAGGGAGGACGCCAAGACGACGAGGTCGTTCTCGCGGATGTTGATCTGGCGGTGCTCGCCCCGCGCCATCCGCGACAGCGCCGAGAGCGGCTCGCCCTGCGAACCGGTCGAGATCAGGACCAGCCTGTCGTCGGGTAACGATGCGGCGGTGTCGAGGTCGACGACCACGCCGTCGGGCACCGACAGGTAGCCGAGGTCCTGGGCGATCTGCATATTGCGCACCATCGACCGCCCGACGAAGGCGACCCGACGGTTGTGGGCGTGCGCCACGTCGACGATCTGTTGGATCCGGTGGACGTGGCTGGCGAAGGAGGCGACGATGACGCGCTGTCGCGCCTTGCCGATGACCTGGTCGAGGACCGCGCCGATCTCGCGCTCGGGGGTGACGAAGCCCGGCACCTCGGCGTTGGTGGAGTCCACCAGGAACAGGTCGACGCCCTCGTCGCCGAGTCGGCTGAACCCGGCGAGATCGGTGAGACGACCGTCGAGCGGAAGCTGGTCGAGCTTGATGTCCCCGGTGTGCAGCACCAGCCCCGCCGGGGTGCGGATGGCCACCGCGATCGCGTCGGGGATCGAGTGGTTGACCGCGAAGTACTCGCAGTCGAAGGCGCCGTGGCGGGTCGTCTGGCCCTCGGTGACCTCGATGAGCTTGGGTCGCTGCCGGTGCTCGCGACACTTGGCCTCGACGAGCGCCAGGGTGAACTTCGACCCGACGACGGGGATGTCGCCGCGCAGCCGCAGCAAGAAGGGCACCGCCCCGATGTGGTCCTCATGCCCGTGGGTGAGGATGATCGCCGCGACGTCGTCGATGCGGTCCTCGATGTAGCGGAAGTCGGGCAGGATCAGGTCGACGCCGGGCTGGGCATCCTCGGGGAACAGCACCCCGCAGTCCACGATCAGCAGGTCGCCGCCGTACTCGAAGACCGTCATGTTGCGGCCGATCTCGCCGATGCCGCCCAGCGCCACGACGCGCAGCCCCGAGGCGGGCAGCTTCGGCGGCAGGCCGAGCCGGTCGACCGGCAGGGCGACCGCCGGCGCGGTGCCCGACGGCGAGTTCTTCGGCTTCTTCTTGCGCTTGGGACGCTTGCCGGAGCCGTCTCCGCTCCCGCTCGTCGCCGCAGCAGGGGCGTTGGCCGGGCCGGTCCGCTCGGCGGTCCGCGGCTCGACAGGGGGCGCGCCCTTCGGCGCTGGGGCCGGCTGTTCGACGGGTGGACCGGCCTTGCGGCTGGCGCTGCGACGACGCGGGGGGCGCCCGGACTGTTCGGTCATACCAGCACCCCTGCCTCGCGCAGATCGGCGATCAGCGCCTCGATCTGCGGTCCGTCGGCGGCGACCTGCGGCAGTCGGGGGTCGCCGACGTCGAGGCCCAAGATCCGCAGCGACGCCTTGACCATCGTCACCCCGCCGAGTCGCGCCATCGCGCGGTACAGCGGAACCATCGACACGTTGAGGTCGCGCGCCTTGGCCAAGTCGCCGTTGCCGACCGCGATGTGCATGTCGCGCAGGCGGTCCGGCACGACGTGGCCGATCACGCTGACACACCCGACCGCGCCGACGGCGAACCACGGGAGGTTCACCCCGTCGTCGCCGGAGTAATAGTCCAACCCGGTGTCGGCGATCATCGCCGCACCGGCGGCGAGGTCGCCCTTGGCATCCTTCACCGCAACGATGTTGGGGTGCTCGGCGAGGCGCCGCATGGTGTCGTCGGCGACCGGGACGACCGAGCGCGGCGGGATGTCGTAGACCATCACCGGCAGGTCGGTGCCGTCGGCGACGGCGGTGAAGTGCGCCAGCAGGCCGGCCTGCGGCGGCTTGGAGTAGTACGGGGTGACGACGAGCAGTCCGTGCGCGCCGGCCTCGGCCGCGTTCTGGGCGAAGACGACGCTCTCGGCGGTGTCATAGGTGCCCACCCCGGCGATGAGGCGCACCCGGTCGCCCACCGCGTCGCGGACCGCACCGAGGACCTCGAGCTTCTCTTCGGGCTGAGTCGTCGGCGACTCGCCGGTGGTGCCGGCGAGGACGAGGCTGTCGACACCCTTGTCGGCGAGGTGAACCGCGAGCTCGGCGGCCTTGTCGAGGTCGAGTGAACCGTCGGGGGCAAACGGGGTCACCATGGCGACGCCGATCGTGCCAAAGGCACGCTCGGACGTCGAAATCTCACCTGCGCTCATAGTCGGTTAGGGTACCCGTTCACCCCTCGAGAACGTACGGGGAGGTGGCCACCTCGCTGCCGTCGGGCAGTGCGGAAATCTCGAAGTCCCCGAACACGGTCGGGGCCAGCTGTGACAGCTGTCTCAGACACTCGACCGCGAGCTGGCGGATCTCGACGTCGGCGTGCTCGGTGGCGCGCATCCCGATGAAGTGGCGCCAGGCCCGATAGTTGCCGGTGACGACGATTTTCGTCTCCGTCGCATTCGGCAGGACCGAGCGCGCCGCCTGCCGCGCCTGCTTGCGCCGCAGGATCGCGTTGGGGACGTCGGCGAACTTCGCCTCC
Proteins encoded:
- a CDS encoding amino-acid N-acetyltransferase, with translation MTGSSTTARPDRPVPVVRRARTSDVPQIKRLIDVYAGKILLEKNLVTLYEAVQEFWVAELPESADDAESTGPTVVGCGALHVLWSDLGEVRTVAVDPAYSGHGVGHLIVARLMAQARLLELHHVFVLTFETEFFSRHGFSEIEGTPVTREVYDEMCRSYDTGVAEFLDLSYVKPNTLGNTRMLAVLDERHDLPPS
- a CDS encoding TerC family protein, which produces MEITLLTWGLTLAVILGLFVFDFFAHVRVPHEPTLRESGFWSAVYIGIAIVFGIFVWWRWGGGFAGEYFAGYVTEKALSVDNLFVFVVIMAKFAVPRVYQQKVLLLGIVMALVMRGVFIGLGAAAIARYSWVFYLFGVILILTAINMLRDSDEPAKEGRIERFAKRHLRTSEGYDGDRMFTRVDGRAMATPLLLVLIVIGFTDLLFAFDSIPAIYGLTQEPYLVFTANAFALMGLRQLFFLIGGLLDRLVFLAYGLSFILAFIGVKLVLHALHENSLGFINGGEPVGVPEISTGLSLAVIGTTLVVTTVASLLHSARRDRREAR
- a CDS encoding DNA translocase FtsK, with translation MASKAPSRSGARSSGTRSASGKTQKPRSTAARSGAAPRKGAQPAKKGATAKRGGSQAANRGSGGANRRPNARASHASADLHRPTASMRVGTSIASVWGLLARGVGSVARIGSSYENHDDDLDVYGEQREIAPDQRRDSIALILLVVAAGLIAFVWFGALEPVGPFFDTLVRAAIGIGALVVPVVLFLGAMVLMRHPADRVRRPRIVVGVLLLTLAVLGLVHLIAGQPTDVDGRGKAGGFFGFAAGTPLTSGVTVWLAVPILVLVGLSGAVMISRHSARDIVGLARGYLGIGANVGNYGVVGADDFADEGYDDDYDDDVAEYDDYDDADDYDDYDADDGYDGYDSEQPVAVPSSWDKPAPWDDDLDAADDDLGYDAVPRTQASQRRTPTPYDNYPPDGTAGAVAAASPYGSLDDAGFASAPTAPLGEEVTEPIGPIPAPPAPVAASPAAAPTRAAPRKRVYRLPPAKLLIDGDPPKRGSRANDEMIERITGVLTQFKIDARVTGYTRGPTVTRYEVELGPGVKVEKITALQRNIAYAAATDNVRLLAPIPGKSAVGIEVPNADREMVRLADVLKAPSTRKDKNPLVIGLGKDIEGDFVTADLAKMPHLLVAGSTGSGKSSFVNSMLVSLLARSTPDDVRLILIDPKMVELTPYEGIPHLLTEIIINPKKAAAALAWLVEEMEQRYQDMKASRVRHINDFNDKVRSGAITTPPGSERVYKPYPYIVAIVDELADLMMTAPRDVEDAIVRITQKARAAGIHLVLATQRPSVDVVTGLIKTNVPSRLAFATSSLTDSRVILDQPGAEKLIGMGDGLFLPMGASKPVRLQGAYITDEEISAVVEFTKEQAQPDFVDGITETKVGDKKEIDADIGGDLDDLLQAIELVVSSQFGSTSMLQRKLRVGFAKAGRLMDLMETRGIVGPSEGSKAREVLVKPEDLAGVIASIGGGDDA
- a CDS encoding type IV toxin-antitoxin system AbiEi family antitoxin domain-containing protein, encoding MDLPAPDPHGIIYRSDALAHGLTDRDLRQASSSGEDLVRIAPGCFAPTMPNAYPDEQHRRVALAVAGKPESVDGVLSHQSAAVIHRLALLHGDFRRVHFTSGTKSGDIRNLRHTHSGWLPSDEVAIVDGVAVTTLERTAVDLACGSRFPAALTVVDSALRAGADRDLMREILERQRRRGIGVARRAIAAGNALAENPGESWCRAQMITAGLPEPTLQRGYLVEGNQYFVDFDWDGRVVHEFDGEVKYGKLRRAGEDASRVVIREKIREDRLRGLGLSVDRSTWSDLRSNAMIPRLATVLSARGVVA
- a CDS encoding ribonuclease J; this translates as MTEQSGRPPRRRSASRKAGPPVEQPAPAPKGAPPVEPRTAERTGPANAPAAATSGSGDGSGKRPKRKKKPKNSPSGTAPAVALPVDRLGLPPKLPASGLRVVALGGIGEIGRNMTVFEYGGDLLIVDCGVLFPEDAQPGVDLILPDFRYIEDRIDDVAAIILTHGHEDHIGAVPFLLRLRGDIPVVGSKFTLALVEAKCREHRQRPKLIEVTEGQTTRHGAFDCEYFAVNHSIPDAIAVAIRTPAGLVLHTGDIKLDQLPLDGRLTDLAGFSRLGDEGVDLFLVDSTNAEVPGFVTPEREIGAVLDQVIGKARQRVIVASFASHVHRIQQIVDVAHAHNRRVAFVGRSMVRNMQIAQDLGYLSVPDGVVVDLDTAASLPDDRLVLISTGSQGEPLSALSRMARGEHRQINIRENDLVVLASSLIPGNENSVFAVVNGLVRRGAKVVTQQNAKVHVSGHASAGELLYLYNAVRPTNAMPVHGEWRHLRANAALAEATGVAPERIVLAEDGVVVDMVDGLASIVGRVPVGHVYVDGLSVGDVGESTLSERLVLGEGGFIAITVAVDATTGKPVAVPEVSGRGFSDDPDALKEAAEVVNGSLEVLASEGINDAHAVAQTIRRAVGRWVAETYRRRPMIVPTVLEVNS
- the dapA gene encoding 4-hydroxy-tetrahydrodipicolinate synthase, with amino-acid sequence MSAGEISTSERAFGTIGVAMVTPFAPDGSLDLDKAAELAVHLADKGVDSLVLAGTTGESPTTQPEEKLEVLGAVRDAVGDRVRLIAGVGTYDTAESVVFAQNAAEAGAHGLLVVTPYYSKPPQAGLLAHFTAVADGTDLPVMVYDIPPRSVVPVADDTMRRLAEHPNIVAVKDAKGDLAAGAAMIADTGLDYYSGDDGVNLPWFAVGAVGCVSVIGHVVPDRLRDMHIAVGNGDLAKARDLNVSMVPLYRAMARLGGVTMVKASLRILGLDVGDPRLPQVAADGPQIEALIADLREAGVLV